Proteins found in one Magnetococcales bacterium genomic segment:
- a CDS encoding methyl-accepting chemotaxis protein → MLKLGNIKIRTKLIGFFLTVGLIPLTIVGYISSDRAEEALMKTAFNQLVALREVKKSQIEKYFAEREGDMGVLVETVNTLREESFRKLGAVQQIKTTQIKNYLGSIKEDVQLLAGNHMMIDGLEAFEAGWDQLGSSVTSELQRMYITENPNPAGQKHRLDANTEDTLYNRAHAKFHPWIRNLLENRGYYDVFLVNEAGKVAYTVYKELDFGTDLNSGQWRNTDLAKIYRMVSDNFRPGYVAFTDFSPYAPSAGAPASFIAAPIFDHAGKRHGVLVFQMPIDRINAIMGERTGLGKSGETYLIGPDKLMRSDSFLDPKYHTVAASFADPVKGKVDTESARLALSGKQGAKVILDYNDNPVLSAYAPIDFLGVRWAMLAEIDVAEAFSPVDDQGNEFFKKYQEMYGYYDVFLMNPNGYVFYTATREADYQTNMVDGKYASSNLGELTRSVLQTKRFGMADFAPYAPSNGTPAAFVAQPVVHNGKVELIVALQLPLEAINSIMQMRVGMGESGETYLVGPDKLMRSDSFLDPQGHTVAASFAGSVASNGVDTQGATEALSGQVDAKVIDDYNGNPVLSAYTPLTVGGITWALLAEIDLAEVEQPINALILALTIAALIVAGIVVLVAVMIANTLANNITGCSGNLSKLADGDLGITCASEDQDELGQLTNDLGLLGQKLREVVSQISVASGQVSGGSNELSDSAQQLSQGATEQAASIEETSSAMEEMGSNIQQNTDNAQTTEKIASSAANDAQEGGNAVNEAVTAMKEIASKIGIIEEIARQTNLLALNAAIEAARAGEHGKGFAVVAAEVRKLAERSQTAAGEIGQLSTSSVQVAERAGTIIDKLVPDIRKTAELVQEISAASSEQNTGVAQINQAISQLDQVIQQNAGASEEMAATAEELSSQADMLSDAISFFKLDGNTLAGMPQQGGGQPRRAPAPQAAAPRRAPAKALPDHSGGGGGGVSLDLGGGGSDDEFEKF, encoded by the coding sequence ATGCTGAAGTTGGGTAACATCAAAATTCGGACGAAACTGATCGGATTCTTTCTGACGGTTGGTCTGATTCCCCTGACCATTGTGGGCTATATCTCCAGTGATCGGGCTGAAGAAGCCTTGATGAAGACTGCGTTTAATCAATTGGTCGCCTTGCGAGAGGTAAAAAAGAGCCAGATCGAAAAATATTTTGCAGAGCGGGAAGGGGATATGGGGGTGCTGGTAGAGACCGTCAACACCCTGCGCGAGGAATCCTTCCGCAAATTGGGGGCGGTACAGCAGATCAAAACCACCCAGATCAAAAATTATCTGGGCTCCATCAAGGAGGATGTCCAACTCCTGGCTGGCAATCACATGATGATTGATGGCCTGGAGGCTTTCGAGGCGGGGTGGGACCAGCTGGGTAGCAGCGTCACCTCAGAGCTGCAGCGGATGTATATCACCGAAAATCCCAATCCGGCGGGTCAAAAACATCGGCTGGATGCCAACACGGAGGATACCCTCTACAATCGGGCTCACGCCAAATTTCACCCCTGGATCCGCAATTTGCTGGAAAATCGAGGTTACTACGATGTTTTTCTGGTCAATGAAGCGGGCAAGGTGGCTTACACGGTCTACAAGGAGCTGGATTTCGGGACCGACCTGAATAGCGGTCAATGGCGGAATACCGACTTGGCTAAAATCTACCGTATGGTCTCAGACAATTTTCGGCCCGGTTATGTCGCTTTCACCGATTTTTCTCCCTACGCCCCCAGCGCCGGTGCTCCTGCCAGCTTTATCGCGGCTCCTATCTTCGATCATGCAGGCAAACGCCACGGTGTGTTGGTTTTCCAAATGCCCATCGACCGCATCAACGCCATCATGGGTGAACGCACAGGTCTAGGTAAATCGGGTGAGACCTACCTCATCGGTCCCGACAAGCTGATGCGTTCCGACTCCTTCCTGGATCCCAAATATCACACCGTGGCCGCCAGTTTCGCCGATCCCGTCAAGGGTAAGGTGGATACGGAGTCAGCCAGGCTTGCTCTCAGTGGCAAGCAGGGTGCGAAAGTGATCCTTGATTATAACGACAACCCGGTGCTTTCGGCCTATGCTCCCATAGATTTTCTGGGGGTGCGCTGGGCAATGCTGGCGGAAATCGACGTGGCTGAGGCTTTCAGCCCGGTGGATGATCAGGGCAACGAATTTTTCAAGAAGTATCAGGAAATGTACGGCTACTATGACGTTTTCCTGATGAATCCCAACGGCTATGTCTTCTATACCGCCACCCGGGAGGCGGACTATCAGACCAATATGGTGGATGGCAAATATGCCAGCTCCAACCTGGGTGAACTGACCCGCAGTGTGCTGCAAACCAAGCGTTTCGGCATGGCTGACTTTGCTCCCTACGCTCCCAGCAACGGCACTCCGGCGGCTTTCGTTGCGCAACCGGTGGTCCATAACGGCAAGGTAGAGCTGATCGTGGCCTTGCAGCTACCCCTGGAGGCGATCAATTCCATCATGCAGATGCGGGTTGGCATGGGTGAATCCGGTGAGACCTATCTGGTGGGACCGGACAAGCTGATGCGCTCCGACTCCTTCCTGGATCCCCAGGGCCATACGGTTGCAGCCTCCTTCGCCGGTAGCGTCGCCAGCAACGGGGTGGATACCCAAGGGGCTACGGAGGCGCTTTCCGGACAGGTGGATGCCAAGGTGATCGATGACTATAACGGCAACCCGGTGCTTTCCGCCTATACACCCCTCACGGTGGGCGGTATCACCTGGGCGCTTCTGGCTGAGATCGACCTGGCAGAGGTGGAACAGCCCATCAATGCTTTGATACTGGCTCTGACCATCGCCGCTTTGATTGTTGCCGGTATCGTTGTGTTAGTGGCTGTGATGATCGCCAACACTCTGGCCAATAACATTACTGGCTGTTCCGGCAATCTGAGTAAGTTAGCCGACGGTGATCTCGGTATTACCTGTGCTTCAGAAGATCAGGATGAACTGGGTCAGCTGACCAACGATCTGGGGCTCCTGGGTCAAAAGCTGCGGGAGGTGGTATCGCAAATTTCCGTCGCTTCCGGTCAGGTGTCGGGGGGCAGCAACGAACTCTCCGACAGCGCCCAACAGCTCTCCCAGGGGGCCACCGAGCAGGCGGCCTCCATCGAGGAGACCTCCTCGGCCATGGAGGAGATGGGTTCCAATATTCAGCAAAATACCGACAACGCCCAAACCACTGAAAAGATCGCCTCCAGCGCCGCCAACGATGCCCAGGAGGGGGGTAACGCGGTGAATGAAGCGGTCACCGCCATGAAGGAGATCGCCAGCAAAATCGGCATCATCGAGGAGATCGCCCGGCAGACCAACCTGCTGGCGCTCAACGCCGCCATTGAGGCTGCCCGGGCTGGTGAGCACGGCAAGGGATTTGCGGTGGTGGCGGCTGAGGTTCGCAAGCTGGCTGAGCGGAGTCAGACGGCTGCCGGTGAGATCGGACAACTCTCCACCTCCAGCGTGCAGGTGGCGGAGCGGGCCGGGACGATTATCGATAAGCTGGTACCCGATATTCGCAAGACCGCCGAGCTGGTTCAGGAAATTTCCGCTGCCAGCTCCGAGCAGAATACCGGTGTGGCCCAGATCAACCAGGCCATCTCCCAGCTGGATCAGGTGATTCAGCAAAATGCCGGCGCCTCCGAAGAGATGGCCGCAACGGCTGAGGAACTCTCTTCCCAGGCCGATATGTTGAGTGACGCTATCAGCTTCTTCAAGTTGGATGGCAACACTTTGGCCGGCATGCCCCAGCAGGGTGGTGGGCAACCCCGGAGAGCCCCAGCTCCTCAGGCTGCTGCTCCCAGGCGTGCACCAGCCAAAGCCCTTCCGGATCATAGCGGCGGAGGTGGTGGTGGCGTGAGCCTGGATTTGGGCGGTGGTGGATCTGACGACGAGTTTGAAAAGTTCTAG
- a CDS encoding multifunctional CCA addition/repair protein — protein sequence MLTYKVGGSVRDHLLGLPVSDQDWVVVGATPQTMLDLGFRQVGADFPVFLHPQSGEEYALARTERKSGPGYLGFTVNFDPGVTLEEDLERRDLTINALAMDKTGRIIDPFGGREDLKNRILRHVSPAFGEDPLRVLRVARFFARFHALGFQIAPDTLNLMTQLVDSGELDHLTPERVWMETVKALASPRPSRYFETLRISRGLAVIFPELAALIGQSQPSKHHPEGDAWVHTLEVLDRAAELSSHLPVRFASLMHDLGKGATPKDELPHHYGHDEVGGQLVEKFCQRLRAPKSYRKLAVLAARFHIRCHLAEEMQAKKIVKLLVATDAFRHPDRFQNLLTVCQADAQGRGQSEKQGYPEGDILLAGLKACQKVDHQKLLAQGFQGDQFAQALHQERVRLVKTVLAERADSTEESTRRYKRE from the coding sequence TTGTTAACCTACAAAGTCGGTGGTTCAGTCCGGGATCATCTCTTGGGGTTACCGGTTTCCGACCAGGATTGGGTGGTCGTAGGAGCGACCCCCCAGACCATGCTCGACCTGGGTTTCAGGCAGGTGGGGGCTGATTTTCCAGTTTTTCTTCATCCCCAGAGTGGGGAGGAGTATGCCTTGGCCCGTACCGAACGCAAGTCCGGCCCGGGATATCTTGGATTTACAGTCAACTTTGATCCTGGGGTGACTCTGGAAGAAGATCTTGAGCGCCGGGATCTCACCATCAATGCCCTGGCCATGGATAAAACAGGGCGCATCATCGATCCATTCGGGGGGAGAGAGGACTTAAAAAACCGAATTCTGCGCCACGTCTCCCCGGCTTTTGGGGAAGATCCGTTGCGGGTGCTGCGAGTGGCACGCTTTTTTGCTCGTTTTCATGCCCTGGGATTTCAGATCGCTCCGGACACCCTGAACCTGATGACCCAGCTGGTTGATTCCGGCGAACTCGACCATTTGACCCCGGAACGGGTCTGGATGGAAACAGTCAAAGCTTTGGCCTCCCCCCGCCCCTCCCGGTATTTCGAAACCCTCCGCATCAGCCGGGGGCTGGCGGTGATTTTTCCGGAACTGGCCGCCCTCATTGGCCAGAGCCAACCCTCAAAACACCATCCGGAAGGGGATGCCTGGGTCCATACTCTGGAGGTGCTGGACCGGGCTGCTGAATTATCCTCCCACCTGCCGGTGCGGTTCGCAAGCCTCATGCATGATCTCGGCAAGGGAGCCACCCCCAAGGATGAACTCCCTCATCACTACGGACATGATGAGGTGGGGGGCCAACTGGTGGAAAAATTTTGCCAACGGCTTCGAGCCCCCAAATCCTATCGCAAACTGGCTGTGCTGGCCGCCCGCTTTCACATCCGCTGTCACTTGGCGGAGGAGATGCAGGCCAAAAAAATCGTCAAGCTCCTGGTCGCCACCGATGCCTTCCGCCATCCGGATAGATTCCAAAATCTCCTCACCGTCTGCCAGGCCGATGCCCAGGGACGGGGCCAATCAGAAAAACAGGGCTATCCCGAAGGGGACATTTTGCTGGCTGGATTAAAGGCCTGCCAAAAGGTGGATCATCAAAAACTGCTCGCCCAAGGATTCCAGGGAGATCAATTCGCCCAGGCGCTTCACCAGGAAAGGGTACGGTTGGTCAAAACAGTCTTGGCAGAGAGAGCAGATAGCACAGAAGAATCAACGAGGCGTTACAAAAGGGAATAA
- the mobA gene encoding molybdenum cofactor guanylyltransferase MobA yields MILAGGLSRRMGVEKGLIAFGGKPLISHVLERLGPQVDRLVINANGDARRFQEFSREVIPDKRADYPGPLAGMEAAFLATDAAWLVTASVDLPFLPRDLVAKLSAGMGEGPTAVVAESCQRTHPVVGLWPRSVLPAITRALDEGQLRLMRWLTHLPHRRVDFPLSATGRDPFANLNSPADFRRAEGWLSSVD; encoded by the coding sequence GTGATTCTGGCGGGTGGGCTCTCCCGGCGGATGGGGGTGGAAAAGGGCTTGATTGCCTTTGGCGGCAAACCTCTGATCAGCCACGTTTTGGAGCGCCTTGGACCCCAGGTGGATCGGTTGGTGATCAATGCCAACGGCGATGCCAGGCGATTCCAGGAGTTTTCTCGGGAAGTGATCCCGGATAAAAGAGCCGACTATCCGGGGCCTCTGGCAGGGATGGAGGCAGCTTTTTTGGCAACTGATGCGGCTTGGTTGGTCACAGCCTCGGTGGATCTGCCCTTTCTGCCCCGTGATCTGGTGGCCAAGCTTTCGGCTGGGATGGGGGAGGGGCCGACAGCGGTGGTGGCTGAGAGCTGTCAGCGCACCCATCCGGTGGTGGGGCTGTGGCCCCGGAGCGTGCTGCCAGCCATCACCCGGGCTCTGGATGAAGGCCAGTTGCGGCTGATGCGATGGTTGACCCATCTGCCCCACCGTCGAGTGGATTTTCCCCTCTCAGCCACCGGTCGGGATCCCTTTGCCAATCTTAACTCACCAGCGGACTTCCGTCGTGCTGAGGGGTGGCTTTCGTCGGTGGATTGA
- a CDS encoding methyl-accepting chemotaxis protein, giving the protein MGENGFFRNLSVGQRMGMGFGLTGLMFLVVVWQYHTTLYEALNRYDHLMEVHETKKSLSLNIHRYMLEARRSEKDFLSRKDHQYIERVARQVDLALQDARQLQGIEERAGGQRVAERIRERLGVYHNAFKQIVEAWEIKGLDHNQGLRGRFRETIHAVEEKVGQFKTSALYLTLLQIRRAEKDLGLRREQAYLKRVVALGQQFNRQVQDSGLVAADKTRLSQGMERYLNHFQSYADGVLAGEDIAGGKGLFRDEARELEAFIQGAHVADLEEDILSLRRREKDYLIRGDERYARMVQRGVERVSANIAASKISSDDRSALLALLKRYETDFLALVEQNHQIVRLTSLMRGAVHQVEPLVEAHVVEAVADMARAEKVTRANSQFRTTFALFLAATAILVGGVFSVFMTRRITDPVTTLIRLADLFSGEEPDDQAPPQKDEIKALAAAMGRMSGTLREIFFVLSEHAEDESEIAKGFGRLIVEMEQEADTLQERLQALRKGNEADEDLNRVHQSMAHLRDLIRAVRAGNSAVMEMSEELDALVDRFPV; this is encoded by the coding sequence ATGGGGGAAAATGGATTTTTCAGAAATCTTTCCGTGGGCCAGCGCATGGGCATGGGGTTTGGCCTGACGGGGCTGATGTTTTTGGTGGTGGTGTGGCAATATCACACCACCCTGTATGAGGCCCTCAATCGCTATGACCATCTCATGGAGGTGCATGAGACCAAAAAAAGCCTCTCTTTGAATATCCACCGCTACATGCTGGAAGCCCGCCGTAGCGAAAAGGATTTTTTGTCCCGTAAGGATCATCAATATATAGAGCGTGTCGCCCGGCAGGTGGATTTGGCTCTTCAGGATGCCCGGCAGTTGCAGGGGATCGAGGAGCGGGCCGGGGGGCAACGGGTGGCCGAACGCATCCGGGAGCGGTTGGGGGTCTACCACAACGCCTTCAAACAGATCGTCGAAGCCTGGGAAATCAAGGGGCTCGATCACAACCAGGGGTTGCGGGGACGCTTTCGAGAGACCATCCACGCCGTAGAGGAAAAAGTCGGTCAATTTAAAACCAGCGCCCTCTATCTCACCCTGTTGCAGATTCGTCGGGCAGAGAAGGATCTGGGACTGCGCCGGGAGCAGGCCTATCTGAAGCGGGTAGTGGCTTTGGGGCAACAATTCAACCGGCAAGTTCAGGATTCAGGGCTTGTGGCGGCGGATAAAACCAGACTCAGCCAGGGGATGGAGCGTTATCTCAACCATTTTCAAAGCTATGCCGATGGTGTTCTGGCCGGGGAGGATATTGCAGGAGGAAAAGGGCTTTTTCGGGATGAGGCGAGAGAGCTGGAAGCCTTTATACAGGGAGCGCATGTGGCCGACCTGGAAGAGGATATTCTCTCTTTGCGCCGTCGGGAAAAGGATTATCTGATTCGGGGGGATGAACGTTATGCCCGGATGGTGCAGAGGGGGGTGGAGCGGGTTTCAGCCAATATCGCCGCTTCGAAAATCTCCTCTGATGATCGTTCAGCACTGCTGGCACTTCTGAAGCGCTATGAAACCGACTTTTTGGCCCTGGTGGAGCAGAATCACCAAATTGTCCGCTTGACCTCCCTGATGCGGGGGGCGGTGCACCAGGTGGAACCCTTGGTGGAGGCCCACGTGGTTGAGGCGGTGGCGGATATGGCTCGGGCTGAAAAGGTCACCCGGGCCAACTCCCAGTTCCGGACGACGTTTGCACTCTTCCTGGCAGCGACGGCCATCTTGGTGGGGGGGGTATTCTCAGTATTCATGACCCGCCGTATCACAGACCCGGTGACCACCCTGATTCGCCTGGCCGATCTCTTCAGTGGTGAAGAGCCCGATGATCAAGCTCCGCCGCAAAAGGATGAGATCAAGGCTCTGGCGGCGGCCATGGGGCGGATGAGCGGAACCCTGCGGGAAATATTTTTCGTTCTTTCCGAACATGCCGAGGATGAGTCTGAAATAGCCAAGGGGTTTGGGCGGTTGATCGTCGAGATGGAGCAGGAGGCAGACACCCTTCAGGAGCGCCTGCAAGCCTTGAGGAAGGGAAATGAGGCGGATGAAGATCTGAATCGGGTGCATCAATCAATGGCACACCTGCGCGACCTGATTCGGGCGGTGCGGGCGGGAAACAGCGCGGTGATGGAGATGTCTGAAGAGCTGGATGCTTTAGTGGACCGTTTTCCGGTGTAA
- a CDS encoding prepilin-type N-terminal cleavage/methylation domain-containing protein produces MAAPLKTPPPSSQSGFTLVELIMVMVIIGIISVFAVDRAPDSLLNVDAAARQVAQEIRYTQSLAMAGNALALGATTQDHSFVYVDSDSYLIRQDADGSTIASDDLVNVTFDSPFADITFDGKGDPGGTTTTITVTADGNSMDIVVIKNTGAVIIQ; encoded by the coding sequence ATGGCTGCACCGCTTAAAACGCCCCCCCCCTCCTCCCAAAGCGGCTTCACCCTGGTGGAGCTGATCATGGTGATGGTGATCATCGGCATCATCAGCGTTTTCGCCGTGGATCGAGCCCCGGATAGCCTCCTCAATGTCGATGCCGCTGCCAGGCAGGTTGCCCAGGAGATCCGTTATACGCAATCCCTGGCCATGGCTGGCAATGCCCTGGCCTTGGGCGCAACCACCCAGGATCACTCCTTTGTCTATGTAGACTCCGACTCCTATCTCATACGTCAGGATGCTGACGGCTCCACCATAGCCAGCGATGATCTGGTAAATGTGACTTTTGACAGCCCCTTTGCCGATATCACCTTCGATGGCAAGGGAGACCCTGGTGGCACCACGACAACCATCACTGTAACCGCCGATGGCAACAGCATGGATATAGTGGTGATCAAAAATACCGGTGCGGTGATCATCCAATGA
- a CDS encoding prepilin-type N-terminal cleavage/methylation domain-containing protein, with the protein MNNISPFQQVPGTCRIFKAHRQAGFSLIELIIFIVIISITIAGVVPMFMEALSSSFVRENIQARFLAQEVLEEIYGDVNENGSAGFDRINSTNYPGDLDLDIGANINFDRLITLGEGTLSGTTVTCDYDTAPSPSSDYGCVTVTVKVASSDSNTLAISQRVFVR; encoded by the coding sequence ATGAACAACATCTCACCCTTCCAACAGGTTCCGGGAACCTGCCGTATTTTTAAAGCACACCGTCAAGCGGGTTTCAGCCTGATTGAGCTGATCATCTTCATCGTCATCATCTCCATCACCATCGCCGGTGTCGTCCCCATGTTCATGGAGGCCCTCTCCAGCTCCTTTGTCCGGGAAAATATCCAAGCCCGATTTTTGGCTCAGGAAGTACTCGAAGAGATCTATGGTGATGTCAATGAAAACGGCTCTGCCGGATTTGATCGGATCAACAGCACCAACTATCCAGGGGATCTCGATCTCGATATTGGTGCCAACATCAATTTCGACCGGTTGATCACCCTGGGTGAGGGCACCCTCTCCGGAACGACCGTTACCTGCGACTATGACACCGCTCCCAGCCCAAGCTCCGACTATGGCTGTGTCACGGTAACCGTAAAAGTTGCCTCTTCCGACAGTAACACCCTGGCCATCTCCCAACGGGTATTCGTACGATGA
- a CDS encoding sodium:proton antiporter, with amino-acid sequence MESVTLDVQSDEKGNLYYVKKGKPQYLPDITAAHEARLTPEILAELNQQEAAPQVMSEVVSHTEIIDGTTHTLYKHHIAKKHWRFWSLLPAIVAVLLCFVSREPVTALFGGIVAGAFLLGRPDITDDVLVPQLATTGAAGVLLLYLWLLGGLMGVWSRTGAAQAFAELMTRRVVRGPRSAKLVAWFLGVIFFQGGTMSSVLVGTTVKPIADKENISHEELSYIVDSTSSPIASQLAFNAWPGYVQAFIFVAGVPFLLTEGDRISFFFASVPFCFYAIFAVLSTFLLSIDKLPFMSRQMREAVTRARTTGELDGPDASPLSAKELQFSNIPEGYSPHVAEFFIPLLTLIGIAIGTFIAFGSPQVRWAFGAALLIALLMALFRGMSLHDVMGGVSEGMKGVLLGSVILLLAITIGGISKEAGGAIYLVELLGDRIPYWLLPVILQVLTIIIAFSTGTSWGTYAVAFPLAMPLAWAVAQSAGLEHPQLFMTICFAAVMDGSVYGDQCSPISDTTVLSSMCTGCDLMDHVKTQIPNASIAAGLAAICWTATAFFFT; translated from the coding sequence ATGGAATCGGTCACCCTGGATGTTCAGAGCGATGAGAAGGGGAACCTCTATTATGTCAAGAAGGGTAAGCCCCAATATCTTCCGGACATCACAGCGGCCCACGAAGCCCGCCTCACCCCGGAAATTCTGGCTGAGCTCAACCAACAGGAAGCCGCCCCTCAGGTGATGTCGGAGGTGGTCAGCCACACCGAAATCATTGATGGGACCACCCACACCCTCTATAAACACCACATCGCCAAAAAACATTGGCGTTTTTGGTCCCTGCTCCCAGCCATCGTGGCGGTTCTCCTCTGCTTCGTCTCCCGGGAACCGGTCACCGCCCTCTTCGGGGGTATTGTGGCGGGGGCATTTCTATTGGGACGACCCGATATCACCGATGACGTTTTGGTGCCCCAACTCGCTACCACCGGAGCCGCAGGGGTATTGCTGCTCTATCTCTGGTTGCTGGGGGGATTGATGGGGGTCTGGTCACGCACCGGAGCCGCCCAGGCCTTTGCAGAGCTGATGACCCGGCGGGTGGTGCGTGGACCCCGCTCGGCGAAACTGGTCGCCTGGTTTTTGGGGGTGATTTTTTTCCAGGGAGGCACCATGAGTTCGGTGCTGGTGGGGACCACGGTCAAACCCATCGCCGACAAGGAAAACATCAGCCACGAAGAGCTTTCCTACATCGTCGACTCCACCTCCTCCCCCATCGCCTCCCAACTGGCTTTCAACGCCTGGCCCGGCTATGTGCAGGCCTTTATTTTCGTGGCTGGCGTTCCCTTTCTCCTCACCGAAGGAGACCGGATCAGCTTCTTTTTTGCCAGTGTCCCCTTCTGTTTTTACGCCATATTTGCCGTTTTAAGCACCTTCCTGCTCTCCATCGACAAACTCCCCTTCATGTCCAGGCAGATGCGTGAGGCGGTCACTCGAGCCCGCACCACAGGCGAGTTGGACGGCCCCGATGCCAGCCCCTTGAGTGCCAAGGAGCTGCAATTCAGTAATATTCCAGAGGGTTATTCCCCTCACGTTGCTGAATTTTTCATCCCCCTTTTAACCTTGATCGGCATTGCCATCGGCACCTTCATCGCCTTTGGCTCCCCCCAGGTGAGGTGGGCCTTTGGGGCCGCACTCCTGATCGCCCTGTTGATGGCGCTTTTCAGGGGAATGAGCCTCCACGATGTGATGGGGGGGGTTTCCGAAGGAATGAAAGGGGTGTTGCTGGGTTCGGTAATTTTGCTGCTGGCCATCACCATCGGCGGCATCAGCAAAGAGGCCGGGGGGGCGATCTATCTGGTGGAGCTGTTGGGGGATCGGATTCCCTATTGGCTGCTGCCGGTCATTTTGCAGGTACTCACCATCATCATCGCCTTTTCCACCGGCACCAGCTGGGGGACTTATGCCGTTGCATTCCCCTTGGCCATGCCTCTGGCCTGGGCAGTGGCCCAATCTGCTGGGCTCGAACACCCCCAGCTCTTCATGACCATCTGCTTTGCGGCGGTGATGGATGGCTCGGTCTATGGGGATCAATGCTCCCCCATCTCGGATACCACGGTATTGAGTTCCATGTGTACCGGCTGTGACCTGATGGATCACGTCAAAACCCAGATCCCCAACGCCTCCATAGCGGCAGGCTTGGCAGCCATCTGCTGGACGGCGACAGCTTTTTTCTTCACTTGA